One Spiroplasma endosymbiont of Dioctria linearis DNA segment encodes these proteins:
- a CDS encoding energy-coupling factor transporter transmembrane component T, producing the protein MRMVFGRYMPYNSIIHKMDPRLKLFMIISLIVVVFLPIGYTGFVFTAAFIFMMYIISKLSFKMLVKLFFPIIFIFLVLILINIFMLKPKGFEDLANGVHDTGAYAYGYIYKWKAICLSEKALYSALYMTIRIFLMITLTTILTGTTQPLELTLAIEDLLWPLKLVGIPVYIFSTIISIALRMIPTLIDEAGRIMKAQSSRGIDFKNGKLIDKAKSMTSLIIPLLVSAFQKAEDLAYAMDSRGYDPHAKRTRYRQVKFRFLDVIIFTVGMGVFATLICYINISSFQNMVQIPRIDTILFS; encoded by the coding sequence ATGAGAATGGTATTTGGTAGGTATATGCCCTATAATTCAATAATTCATAAAATGGATCCAAGATTGAAACTATTTATGATTATTTCATTAATTGTTGTTGTATTTTTGCCTATTGGCTATACAGGTTTTGTATTTACAGCAGCTTTTATTTTTATGATGTATATTATAAGTAAATTAAGCTTCAAGATGTTAGTTAAGTTATTTTTTCCAATAATATTTATATTTTTGGTCTTAATTTTAATTAATATATTTATGTTAAAGCCAAAAGGTTTTGAAGATCTAGCAAATGGGGTACATGATACAGGTGCTTATGCTTATGGTTATATTTATAAATGAAAAGCAATTTGTCTTTCAGAAAAAGCTTTATATTCAGCTTTATATATGACAATTAGAATATTTTTAATGATTACTTTAACTACAATTTTAACAGGTACAACACAGCCTTTAGAATTAACATTAGCAATTGAAGATTTATTATGACCTTTAAAATTAGTTGGGATACCTGTATATATTTTTTCAACAATTATTTCAATCGCTTTAAGAATGATTCCAACTTTAATTGATGAAGCAGGAAGAATTATGAAAGCCCAATCTTCAAGGGGAATTGACTTTAAGAATGGAAAATTAATTGATAAGGCTAAATCAATGACCTCTTTAATTATTCCTTTATTGGTATCAGCTTTTCAAAAAGCTGAGGATTTAGCTTATGCAATGGACTCAAGAGGATATGATCCTCATGCCAAAAGAACAAGATATAGACAAGTAAAATTTAGATTTTTAGATGTTATTATCTTTACTGTTGGAATGGGTGTATTTGCAACTCTTATTTGTTATATAAATATCAGTTCATTTCAAAATATGGTACAAATTCCTAGAATTGATACAATTCTATTTTCTTAA
- the truA gene encoding tRNA pseudouridine(38-40) synthase TruA: MYYYLLTIEYDGTDFCGWAKQNRQLTIQGEIEKSIAKVAKNSIFRIVGASKTDSGVHANDQKAWVELNFRPNIDGFLKALNRSLTLGIQVKDMIPISKEFRVRNCKEKIYEYKINLGKNNVFENRYYFLPKNSLNILKLKEALNIFVGNHDFLNFSGLKTNEIDLIKTKRKINSIECHLNNDLFLITFKAKGFIRYQIRMIIGACIAYSLNKISLEKIINVLELKEEKMPYIANPEGLILKKIIY; the protein is encoded by the coding sequence ATGTATTATTATTTATTAACTATTGAGTACGATGGAACTGATTTTTGTGGTTGAGCTAAGCAAAATAGACAATTAACTATTCAAGGTGAAATTGAAAAATCTATAGCAAAAGTAGCTAAAAACTCTATATTTAGAATAGTTGGAGCTTCAAAGACTGATTCAGGAGTTCATGCAAATGATCAAAAGGCATGAGTAGAATTAAACTTTAGGCCAAATATTGATGGTTTTTTAAAGGCCTTAAACAGAAGTTTAACTTTGGGTATTCAAGTAAAAGATATGATTCCCATAAGTAAGGAATTTAGAGTTAGAAACTGTAAAGAAAAAATTTATGAATACAAAATAAACTTAGGAAAAAATAATGTTTTTGAAAATAGATATTATTTTTTACCGAAGAATTCATTAAATATTTTAAAATTAAAAGAGGCCTTGAATATTTTTGTAGGTAATCATGATTTTTTAAATTTCTCAGGTTTAAAGACTAATGAAATAGATTTAATTAAAACAAAAAGAAAAATTAACTCAATTGAATGTCATTTGAATAATGATTTATTTTTAATCACTTTTAAAGCAAAGGGCTTCATTAGATATCAAATTCGAATGATTATAGGGGCTTGCATAGCTTACAGTTTAAACAAAATTAGCTTAGAAAAAATTATAAATGTTTTAGAACTAAAAGAAGAAAAAATGCCATATATTGCAAATCCTGAAGGACTTATTTTAAAAAAGATTATTTATTAA